A part of Ascochyta rabiei chromosome 3, complete sequence genomic DNA contains:
- a CDS encoding rRNA-processing protein, with translation MSMITATTWVPRGFAAPFPEKYQFDEDEYERISQLAKLQLDDAKEDLEEAQAEKTATGNGRSKSKKHDDDDDDLKEYDLEHYDDEVDEAAGDTMAMFGNANNLVFHENDEDDPYITMQGADEEDDEEREELQILATDNLVLAGRIEDEVAHLEVYVYEDEDDNLYVHHDIMLPAIPLAVEWLDLPVGKSAASSNAKGNFVAIGTMDPDIELWNLDVVDSMYPDAVLGQGAEDAANADKPKKKKKKKSNKANDNFHVDSVLSLAANRQHRNLLASSSADKTVKLWDLNTTKCAKSYTYHTDKVCSVAWHPVESTVLLSGSYDRTVVAADMRAPEAKAPRWGVESDVETVRWNPHDPNYFYISTENGMIHYHDTRMAPADPSQSKPAWVLQAHDESISSFDINPIIPGFLVTGSTDKQVKLWNVQENGPSMVVSRDLGVGRVFSTSFAPDKEVGFRLAVAGSKGSVQIWDTSTNAAVRAAFATKVPQMKPGAKERLVALEESDTDSDTDEGESDGEEEGEQEKGWESMEE, from the exons ATGTCTATGATCACGGCGACAACCTGGGTCCCGCGCGGCTTCGCGGCCCCCTTCCCCGAGAAATACCAGTTCGACGAGGACGAGTACGAGCGCATTTCCCAGCTCGCCAAGCTCCAGCTCGACGATGCGAAGGAAGACCTCGAGGAGGCGCAGGCCGAGAAGACGGCCACCGGCAACGGCAGATCAAAGTCGAAGAAGCACGA cgacgacgacgacgacctcAAGGAATACGACCTCGAGCACTATGACGACGAAGTCGACGAAGCTGCTGGCGACACCATGGCCATGTTCGGCAACGCCAACAACCTGGTCTTCCACGAgaacgacgaagacgacccCTACATCACCATGCAGGGCGCCGACGaggaggacgacgaggagcgCGAAGAGCTCCAGATCCTGGCCACAGACAACCTGGTCCTGGCCGGGCGCATAGAGGATGAGGTTGCGCATCTGGAGGTCTACGTctacgaggacgaggacgacaaCCTCTACGTCCACCACGACATCATGCTGCCCGCCATTCCCCTGGCCGTCGAGTGGCTAGATCTGCCCGTGGGCAAGTCGGCCGCCTCGAGCAACGCCAAGGGCAACTTTGTCGCCATCGGCACCATGGACCCTGATATCGAGCTGTGGAACTTGGACGTCGTCGACAGCATGTACCCAGACGCCGTCCTCGGCCAAGGCGCAGAGGACGCGGCAAACGCAGACAAgcccaagaagaagaagaagaagaagtcgaACAAGGCAAACGACAACTTCCACGTCGACTCGGTCCTTTCGCTCGCAGCCAACCGCCAGCACAGGAACCTGCTCGCCTCGTCGTCCGCGGACAAGACTGTCAAGCTGTGGGATCTCAACACGACCAAGTGCGCAAAGTCGTACACATACCACACAGACAAGGTGTGCTCCGTCGCATGGCACCCCGTCGAATCTACTGTCTTGCTCAGCGGCAGTTACGACCGCACAGTGGTTGCAGCCGACATGCGAGCACCCGAGGCAAAGGCACCGCGATGGGGTGTGGAGAGTGATGTCGAGACAGTCAGGTGGAACCCTCACGACCCCAACTACTTTTAC ATCTCCACCGAAAATGGCATGATCCACTACCACGACACACGCATGGCGCCCGCAGACCCGTCGCAGTCCAAACCTGCCTGGGTACTCCAAGCCCACGACGAGTCCATCTCCTCGTTCGACATCAACCCAATCATCCCCGGTTTCCTGGTGACGGGTTCAACAGACAAACAGGTCAAGCTCTGGAACGTGCAAGAGAACGGGCCAAGCATGGTGGTGTCGCGAGACCTGGGCGTTGGCAGAGTCTTCTCGACCTCGTTTGCCCCAGACAAGGAAGTTGGCTTCCGCTTGGCTGTTGCCGGCAGCAAAGGATCCGTACAGATTTGGGACACAAGCACAAATGCAGCGGTTCGTGCAGCCTTCGCTACCAAGGTGCCGCAGATGAAGCCTGGCGCAAAGGAGAGGCTCGTTGCCTTGGAGGAGTCTGACACCGACTCTGACACGGATGAGGGCGAGAGCGACGGCGAAGAGGAGGGTGAACAGGAAAAGGGATGGGAGTCGATGGAGGAGTAG
- a CDS encoding RNA helicase — protein sequence MERAHSPKRRKLEPDEYSIAPQPKFRKPNRPRDRNGAPSGRGADAPQKPFDGPEPLVDDLDSMALDRDWYGGEENGHTFGDDSHNPFGGAESSWLDAQREAALTEKKLNNRASMRAQQKQKDVDAWETNRMLQSGVAQRRHFDDDFNDDDEATRVHILVHDLKPPFLDGKKVFTRQIDPVPAVRDPQSDMAVFSRRGSRVVKEKRQQKEREKQTKEATSAKGTTLGNIMGVKEDDTDSAAPMPEDVEKKGGSKFADHLRKQEGASAFSKSKTLREQRQYLPAFAVREDLLRVIRDNQVTIVVGQTGSGKTTQLTQFLHEDGYGKLGLIGCTQPRRVAAMSVAKRVSEEMEVKLGGLVGYAIRFEDCTSKDTKIKYMTDGVLLRESLVEPDLDKYSCIIMDEAHERALNTDVLMGLIKKVLARRRDLKLIVTSATMNSERFSRFYGGAPEFIIPGRTFPVDIQYSRSPCEDYVDSAVKQVLAIHVSQGPGDILVFMTGQEDIEITCELVAERLKLLNDPPKISILPIYSQMPADLQAKIFERAAPGVRKVIVATNIAETSLTVDGIMYVVDAGFSKLKVYNPKMGMDTLQITPISQANASQRAGRAGRTGPGKCFHLYTERAFRDEFYIQTIPEIQRTNLANTVLLLKSLGVKDLLDFDFMDAPPQDTITTSLFDLWALGALDNIGNLTPLGRTMTAFPMDPSLAKLVITAVEYECSEEMLTIVAMLSVPSVFYRPKERQEESDAAREKFFVPESDHLTLLHVYTQWKVNGYSDGWCIRHFLHPKALRRGKEIRDQIQDIMEKQKMPLVSCGTDWDVIRKCICSGYYHQAAKVKGIGEYINLRTSVTIQLHPTSALYGLGYLPDYVVYHELILTSKEYMSCVTSVDPHWLADMGAVFYSIKEKGYSARDKRVTEREFNRKAELEAQMAVDKAHEEQRIADEESGPLIKKAVLGRKKEEGDGVVKRPVIGLKSKFKRR from the coding sequence ATGGAGCGCGCCCACAGCCCCAAGCGCCGCAAGCTCGAGCCCGACGAGTACTCCATCGCGCCCCAGCCCAAGTTCCGCAAACCCAACCGCCCCCGCGACCGCAATGGCGCGCCGAGCGGCCGCGGCGCAGACGCTCCCCAGAAGCCCTTCGACGGGCCAGAGCCGCTGGTCGACGACTTGGACTCGATGGCGCTGGACCGCGACTGGTACGGCGGCGAGGAGAACGGGCACACGTTTGGCGACGACTCCCACAATCCGTTTGGCGGCGCCGAGAGCTCGTGGCTGGACGCGCAGCGAGAGGCCGCCCTGACCGAGAAGAAGCTGAACAACCGCGCCAGCATGCGGGCGCAGCAGAAGCAAAAAGACGTCGACGCCTGGGAGACGAATCGAATGCTGCAGTCGGGCGTCGCCCAGAGGAGACACTTTGACGACGACttcaacgacgacgacgaagccACCCGCGTCCACATCCTCGTCCACGATCTGAAGCCGCCCTTCCTCGACGGCAAGAAGGTCTTCACCAGGCAGATCGATCCAGTGCCCGCCGTGCGCGATCCACAAAGCGACATGGCCGTCTTCAGTCGCAGAGGCAGTCGCGTCGTCAAGGAAAAGCGCCAGCAGAAGGAGCGCGAGAAGCAGACCAAGGAGGCCACCAGCGCAAAGGGAACCACGCTGGGCAACATCATGGGCGTCAAAGAGGACGACACAGACAGTGCCGCTCCCATGCCCGAGGACGTCGAGAAGAAGGGCGGGAGCAAGTTCGCAGACCATCTCCGCAAGCAGGAGGGCGCCAGTGCATTcagcaagagcaagacaCTCCGGGAACAGCGACAGTACCTGCCAGCTTTTGCAGTCCGAGAGGACCTCCTGCGCGTGATTCGAGACAACCAAGTGACCATCGTCGTCGGCCAAACCGGCTCAGGAAAGACGACGCAGCTGACGCAGTTTCTCCACGAAGACGGCTATGGGAAACTTGGGTTGATTGGGTGCACACAACCTCGTCGTGTTGCCGCCATGAGTGTCGCCAAGCGTGTTAGTGAAGAGATGGAAGTCAAACTCGGTGGGCTGGTGGGCTATGCTATTCGCTTCGAGGACTGCACCAGCAAGGACACCAAGATCAAGTACATGACCGACGGTGTCCTTCTTCGTGAGTCCCTGGTCGAACCGGATCTAGACAAGTACTCGTGCATCATCATGGACGAGGCTCACGAGCGGGCGCTGAACACCGACGTACTCATGGGACTTATCAAGAAAGTTCTGGCACGCAGGAGAGACCTCAAGCTGATCGTTACATCCGCAACTATGAACTCGGAGCGATTCTCTCGCTTCTATGGCGGCGCACCAGAGTTCATCATCCCAGGTCGCACCTTCCCCGTCGACATACAGTACTCTCGTTCACCGTGCGAGGACTACGTCGATAGTGCTGTAAAGCAGGTTCTTGCGATCCACGTTTCTCAAGGTCCAGGTGACATTCTAGTATTCATGACTGGCCAGGAAGACATTGAGATCACTTGCGAACTCGTCGCCGAACGGCTGAAACTCCTGAACGACCCTCCTAAGATCAGTATCCTGCCCATCTACAGTCAGATGCCGGCAGATCTGCAGGCCAAAATCTTCGAACGGGCTGCCCCTGGTGTCCGGAAAGTCATTGTAGCCACCAACATTGCAGAGACGAGTTTGACCGTCGACGGCATCATGTATGTCGTAGACGCCGGCTTCTCTAAGCTCAAAGTCTACAACCCCAAGATGGGTATGGACACGCTACAAATCACTCCCATCTCACAGGCAAACGCCTCCCAACGTGCTGGTCGCGCTGGGCGCACTGGACCTGGCAAGTGCTTCCACCTGTACACCGAGCGAGCGTTCAGAGACGAGTTCTACATTCAAACCATCCCCGAAATCCAGAGAACAAACCTGGCCAACACCGTCCTCCTCTTGAAATCACTCGGCGTCAAAGACCTTCTCGACTTCGACTTCATGGACGCCCCACCCCAAGATACCATCACGACCTCGCTCTTCGACCTCTGGGCCCTTGGCGCACTCGACAACATTGGCAACTTGACTCCCCTCGGCCGCACAATGACAGCCTTCCCCATGGACCCATCTCTCGCCAAACTTGTAATCACAGCGGTCGAATATGAGTGCAGCGAAGAAATGCTCACAATCGTCGCCATGCTGTCAGTCCCCTCCGTCTTCTACCGCCCGAAAGAGCGACAAGAGGAGTCCGACGCCGCACGCGAGAAATTCTTCGTCCCAGAGTCGGACCACCTAACGCTGCTGCACGTCTACACGCAGTGGAAAGTCAACGGCTACTCGGACGGCTGGTGCATCCGGCACTTCCTGCACCCCAAGGCTCTACGCCGAGGCAAGGAGATCCGTGACCAAATCCAGGACATTATGGAGAAGCAGAAGATGCCGCTTGTCAGCTGCGGCACCGACTGGGACGTGATCCGCAAGTGCATCTGCAGCGGCTACTACCACCAAGCGGCCAAAGTCAAGGGCATCGGCGAATACATCAACCTGCGCACCAGCGTCACCATCCAACTCCACCCCACCAGCGCGCTCTACGGCCTCGGCTACCTGCCCGACTACGTCGTCTACCACGAACTCATCCTCACAAGCAAAGAGTACATGTCCTGTGTCACCTCCGTGGACCCGCACTGGCTCGCCGACATGGGCGCCGTCTTCTATTCGATCAAAGAAAAAGGCTACTCGGCGCGCGACAAGCGCGTCACCGAACGCGAATTCAACCGCAAGGCGGAGCTGGAAGCGCAGATGGCCGTGGACAAGGCGCACGAGGAGCAGCGCATCGCCGACGAGGAGAGCGGGCCGCTGATAAAAAAAGCCGTGCTGGGCaggaagaaggaagaggGCGACGGCGTCGTCAAGCGACCGGTCATCGGCTTGAAGAGCAAATTCAAGCGCAGGTGA